From Archaeoglobus sulfaticallidus PM70-1:
GATGAGGGGGCAAAGAAGAAAATCAAGGAGTTCATAGAGGGTATAGGGATGGATGTTGTGATAAGGCCGTACAGGGAGGAAAAGAGCAAAAGGCTGATCGTTTTCGACATGGATTCGACAATAGTTGATGCCGAGATAATAGACGAGCTTGCAAAGGTTGCCGGGGTGGAGGAAGAGGTTAAAAGGCTCACAGCCAAAGCAATGGAGGGGGAGCTTGACTTCAAGTCGGCCCTGAAGGAGAGGGTCAAGCTTCTGAAAGGTCTGCCTGTGGAGGTGCTTGAGAAAATTTACAATGAAATAAAACTCACGGATGGGGCTAAAGAGCTGATAAAAAGCCTGAAGGAATCTGGATATGTTGTGGCAGTGGTCAGCGGTGGTTTTTCATACTTCACGGACAGGCTGAAAGAGGAACTTGGCTTGGATTACGCCTTCGGAAATGAGCTTGAAATCGAGAATGGCAGGCTAACGGGAAGGCTGAAGGGCAGAATAATAGATGCTGTTGAGAAGGCAAGGATAATCGAGGAGATAGCGAAGAAAGAAGGGATTGCAAAGGAAAACATAGTGGCTGTGGGTGATGGGGCAAACGACAAGATAATGATCGAGAATGCCGGGCTGGGAATAGCCTTCAACGCCAAAAAAGCCCTTAAAGAGGTTGCTGATGGCAGCATCTCGAAAGAAAATCTGATAGGGATAGCCAGTGTGTTAAAGCTGAAAAACGAGTTCAAGAAGAGGTTTTAAATCAGTTCACACTCTTGCTCTCCATTAAATAGGATATCATCTTGTCTATTTTCTCTATCTCCTCCATGAGCTTCTCCTTCGCAACCGTGCTGTCGAGGTAGTCGAGAGGTGCTCCACATCTGGGGCACATAAAGTTCATCTCCATCGCTGCTTCATACTTAACCTTCACACACCCATTTATGCAGATGTAATAGACGGCAGAATCCTCCATCTCGAGCTTTGCTTCGAGTTTTCTCTTTGTCTTCAGAAGCTCTCTCAGCACGATGTCCCTCTCCCTATCATAGTTGATTTTCCAGTAGTACTCCATCCATCCGGTCTCTTCATCCCTTTTCCTTCTGTATTCTGCAATCCCAATCTCATAAAGAGAGAACAGAGCTTTTCTGACTTCATTGATCTCTATACCAAGTTCCTGAGAAATCTCTTCATCCGTGAACTCTCTCTGCGGGCGGAGAGTATAAACCACAAGACCTACCTCTCCGGCAACCCTTTCTATAAGTTCTGCAATCAGCTCATCACTCTGCAGTTCCACAATTCTTTCATATTTAACTTATCCTTATTTAATTTTGCGGAAAGTTAAGAGGATTGTTGGAGTGATCCCTCTAATTACTAAATAATTTTTGCTATAGATAAAAGACTGGACATTATTTGGATAGACAATTGAAGAACGAATAACTATTTATAATACCATCGCGAATATTCAATTGCTCATTGGTCGAGCGAGAGGCAAGTGAATCTGAATAAATGAAAAGGGAGTGATGTCTGTGAAGGCACCGAGTGATACAACAAAATACCTTGTTTATGCTGAAATCACAGCTGAAGGTGTTGTTGAGAGGCCTGATGTGGTCGGGGCTATATTCGGACAGACAGAAGGACTACTTGGCGATGAACTGGATCTGAGAGAGCTTCAGAAAACTGGAAGGATAGGAAGAATAGAAGTGAAAATAGAGAGCAGGGGGGGAAAGAGTTTTGGTGAGATAAAGATCCCGTCAAGTCTAGATAAGGTTGAGACGGCCATACTTGCCGCTGCTCTGGAGACGATAGAGAGAGTCGGTCCGTGCACAGCGAAGATAAAGATAAAGAAGATAGAGGATGTCAGGGCTACGAAGAGGAAGAAAATAGTCGAGAGGGCTAAGGAGATGCTGAAGAGTTTGTTCGAGGAACCAGAGATAGAATCAGAGAAGATCGGAGAGCTTGTGAGACAAGCAGCGAGGGCTGAGGAGATTACCGAGTATGGTGAGGAGAAGCTACCTGCAGGCCCCTCTGTTGATGAATCCGATGCAATTATAGTTGTTGAAGGTAGAGCAGATGTTTTGAATTTGCTTAAATGTGGTATAAGGAATGTAATAGCTGTAGAAGGAACGAATGTTCCCAAAACGATAATAGAGCTTAGCAAGAAGAAGACCGTTACCGCATTCCTTGATGGAGATAGAGGCGGTGACCTGATACTCAAGGAACTGCTACAGGTTGCAGAGATAGACTATGTCGCAAAAGCTCCTGAAGGAAAGGGTGTTGAGGATCTAACCCAGAAAGAGATCGTTAAGGCTTTGAGGAACAAGGTTCCAGTCGAACAGATTCACCTCATAAAGATGAGGGACAGCAAGTCCAAAAGGCTGGAGAGAGAAAAGGATGAGGTCAAGGAAATCAAGGAGATCCGGGAAACGAGGGAGGCTGAGGAGAAAGAGAAGGCTGAAGAGGCCGAAGAGGAAAAAGAAGAGGGCAAGAAGTTCTTTGATCCAAAGGAGCTGTTCAGAAAGCACAAGAGAGAGGTAGAGGGAAAACTTATAGCGAGGATTCTTGAAAACGACACACTCGTTAAGGAGATTCCCGTGAGAGATCTCGTCAAGACACTGAAGACGAACAACATAAAGGGAGATACTATAGTTTTTGATGGTGTCATAACTCAGAGGGTAATTGATCTGGCTGTAATGAGAAATATAAGCTACCTTGTAGGAGTTAGACTGGGTAGCGTTGTCAAAATCCCGACCAGTATCAGGGTTATCACATTTGATGAAATATAACCCTTAATTTTTATTTTTTATACTTCTAAATTTTAGCTATTCTTAGCTGTTGGTTTAGAAAAGTCAATAATAAATTATTACAAATGAGTTATTATCTTTTAGTTTTTCTTAGCCTTTATTAAATTAAAATATTAAGAATTAATCAGATTTACTCTTTCTTCATAAGTTTTATATAGGGAAACTAAGACAAATTAATCGCAACAGGGGGGTGGAATTATATGAATAGCACATCATCTTTCATTACAGTCTTTCACTCCAGAAAGCTGTTGATGGCTTTACTGGCCATAACGGTCATCATTGGATTCTCAAACACAGCGACAGCTGCCGAAATAGGTACAGACAATACCATGGGTCTTAGCCCTGCAATATTCTTTCTGATATTCCTCGTAGTTTCCACGGTTATAGGAATGATTGCTGTACTTGCTGGAGTTGGAGGAGGGGTTATCTTCACACCGCTCATGCTGGGCTTCACTCCAATTGACAGTCTGATAGTAAGGGGTACTGGACTTTTCGTCGCAATGACGGGAGCATTGGTTGCAGCAAGGCCTTTCCTGAAAAGAGGGCTTGCGAATATAAGGTTGCTTTACTTCTCGGCAGTCCCCTACGCGACCTTTGCCGTTATAGGTGCACTGCTCGCAGTTTACATAAAGCAAACGATGGGGCAGACAGGAGAGGCTTATGTGAGGCTCGGTCTCGGAATTCTCGTTGTGCTGATCGCATCACTGTTCCTTTTCGCAGGAAACAGGATCGAGTATCCGGAAGTTAGGCAGGTAGACAGTTTCACAAGGAGAGTAGGGCTTGCGATGGCTTACTGGGAGGAGTCCCTTGGCAGGGTTGTGCAGTATGAGGTTACGAGATCATGGCTTGGTTTGGTCTTATTCGCAGGAGTTGGTCTGGTTTCAGGTCTCTTCGGGCTTGGTGCTGGATGGGCCATGGTTCCTGTGCTGAACCTCGTCATGATGGCTCCGCTCAAAGTGGCTGCTGCGAGCAGCAAGGTGCTGATAGGGATAGGAGATACCGCTGCGATCTGGCCCTACATCATGCAGGGTACGATATTTCCGCTGTTCGCTGTGCCGTGCATGATTGGTCTGATACTCGGTACGATGATCGGTGCGAAAATAATGCTCAAGGTTAAGGCTGGATTTATCAGATATATCATCATAGTCATAATGTTTCTGTCCGGCGCGAGGCTGATACAGCAGGCTCTAACGATATTGGGCTACATGTGAGGTGAGTTTATGAGAGAAATTGATAAGACCACTTCAAAACCCAAACCGCCTCTGGCGGGAGTGGTTTATGGAGAAATAGCTTACTGGGTGGTATTAATAGGCACCATTATATCACTGATAGGAGTCATGATGATCCTCACCACAGACAGCAACTACATCGACAGCAACTGCCTGCTGAGCGGGCTGTGGGGTAAGGAAAAGCCATCCGAAATATGGGAGAAGTGTGCTGGGGGGCATCCCGAAGGTCACTGGTACCTCAGCCGTCTTAGCACTGGTGATGGAATTGCAATGCTTGGGATTGCTTTAAGCTGCCTCGCAGCGGTAATAGGTGTATGGGCATCAAGCTTTGCAATGCTGAGGGATAAGGAGATCCTGTTCTTCATATTCGCATTGGTTACTGCAATAATCCTCACAGCAAGTGCAACGGGAATAATAAACGCCGGACACTAACCCCAATTTACTTTTTACTTTTATAATTTATAAAAAATATTAGATGTATTTATCCTCCTTCCTCTCCATTGCCAACGCTACTGTACATCCATGATAATCCTTATACTCTGTTAGCAGGATCTGAATGCCAAAGCAATCCTTTGGATGTAAAAAGATCTCCTTAAATCCCTCTCTCTCAATTTTTCCTATAATTCTGATTCCCATTTCCTCAGCCTTTTTAGCAATTTTTTCAGCATCACTGACCTTGAAGGACAGGGCAAACAAACCCTCTCCCCTCTTTTCTATGAACTTTGCAGTCTCACTATCTTCACTTGTTGGAACGAGCAACTCCAGGCCTTCAGGACTCATGTAGCTCTTAAACTTCCAGTTCCTTTCCTCCCCTATCTCATCAAATTCAATCCCCAGAAGCTCTGAGAAGAACCTCATAGCTTTCTCTGCATCCTTCACAGCAACAACCACATGATCAATTTTTTCAACTTCTCTGCCCATATGCGGTAAAGCGATGCAAACCTTAAAAACTTATTTATTTTGCACACACATCGTTTTTGTGCGTTAAACCAGATTTTCCACACTCTCCAGAACCAACCACCAGAACCCACCACTAGGCTGTCAAAAAATATTTAAGTAGTGCAGATGAAGGAGTTCAGCACAAAAGGTGATGCAAATGGTTTGGCAGGGGAGGAGTAGAAGAACATACACCGGGAAGCTGATTAGACCGGCAAGGAAAAAAAGGAAGTACGAGATGGGAAGACCTCAGGTAGAAACCCTAATTGGCGAAAGAAAGATCAAGAAAGAAAGATGCAGAGGAGGAAACATCAAGATCAAGCTTGTCAGGGATAAGTTCGCAAATGTCTATGTTCCAGCAGAGGGCAAGGTCGTGAGAGCAGAGGTAACCAATGTTGTTGAGAACAGAGCTCATGTTCACTACGCCAGAAAGAATGTCAT
This genomic window contains:
- a CDS encoding sulfite exporter TauE/SafE family protein yields the protein MNSTSSFITVFHSRKLLMALLAITVIIGFSNTATAAEIGTDNTMGLSPAIFFLIFLVVSTVIGMIAVLAGVGGGVIFTPLMLGFTPIDSLIVRGTGLFVAMTGALVAARPFLKRGLANIRLLYFSAVPYATFAVIGALLAVYIKQTMGQTGEAYVRLGLGILVVLIASLFLFAGNRIEYPEVRQVDSFTRRVGLAMAYWEESLGRVVQYEVTRSWLGLVLFAGVGLVSGLFGLGAGWAMVPVLNLVMMAPLKVAAASSKVLIGIGDTAAIWPYIMQGTIFPLFAVPCMIGLILGTMIGAKIMLKVKAGFIRYIIIVIMFLSGARLIQQALTILGYM
- the dnaG gene encoding DNA primase DnaG, whose protein sequence is MSVKAPSDTTKYLVYAEITAEGVVERPDVVGAIFGQTEGLLGDELDLRELQKTGRIGRIEVKIESRGGKSFGEIKIPSSLDKVETAILAAALETIERVGPCTAKIKIKKIEDVRATKRKKIVERAKEMLKSLFEEPEIESEKIGELVRQAARAEEITEYGEEKLPAGPSVDESDAIIVVEGRADVLNLLKCGIRNVIAVEGTNVPKTIIELSKKKTVTAFLDGDRGGDLILKELLQVAEIDYVAKAPEGKGVEDLTQKEIVKALRNKVPVEQIHLIKMRDSKSKRLEREKDEVKEIKEIRETREAEEKEKAEEAEEEKEEGKKFFDPKELFRKHKREVEGKLIARILENDTLVKEIPVRDLVKTLKTNNIKGDTIVFDGVITQRVIDLAVMRNISYLVGVRLGSVVKIPTSIRVITFDEI
- the tfe gene encoding transcription factor E, producing MELQSDELIAELIERVAGEVGLVVYTLRPQREFTDEEISQELGIEINEVRKALFSLYEIGIAEYRRKRDEETGWMEYYWKINYDRERDIVLRELLKTKRKLEAKLEMEDSAVYYICINGCVKVKYEAAMEMNFMCPRCGAPLDYLDSTVAKEKLMEEIEKIDKMISYLMESKSVN
- a CDS encoding 30S ribosomal protein S8e, which gives rise to MVWQGRSRRTYTGKLIRPARKKRKYEMGRPQVETLIGERKIKKERCRGGNIKIKLVRDKFANVYVPAEGKVVRAEVTNVVENRAHVHYARKNVITKGAIIQTSLGKAKVTNRPSQEGVINAILIE
- a CDS encoding VOC family protein — protein: MGREVEKIDHVVVAVKDAEKAMRFFSELLGIEFDEIGEERNWKFKSYMSPEGLELLVPTSEDSETAKFIEKRGEGLFALSFKVSDAEKIAKKAEEMGIRIIGKIEREGFKEIFLHPKDCFGIQILLTEYKDYHGCTVALAMERKEDKYI
- the serB gene encoding phosphoserine phosphatase SerB, with amino-acid sequence MELIAISVYGLDRKGIVKNISGVLAENNVNIVDIEQSVLQGVFTMFLIADVSRCRIDLDELITQLKESGREVGVNVDVSPFKRPETKKKNLYIVTVLGEDKVGIVHRISSFFYEMGINIERTNLTARDKLIAIDFVVDLDDEGAKKKIKEFIEGIGMDVVIRPYREEKSKRLIVFDMDSTIVDAEIIDELAKVAGVEEEVKRLTAKAMEGELDFKSALKERVKLLKGLPVEVLEKIYNEIKLTDGAKELIKSLKESGYVVAVVSGGFSYFTDRLKEELGLDYAFGNELEIENGRLTGRLKGRIIDAVEKARIIEEIAKKEGIAKENIVAVGDGANDKIMIENAGLGIAFNAKKALKEVADGSISKENLIGIASVLKLKNEFKKRF
- a CDS encoding DUF1634 domain-containing protein; translation: MREIDKTTSKPKPPLAGVVYGEIAYWVVLIGTIISLIGVMMILTTDSNYIDSNCLLSGLWGKEKPSEIWEKCAGGHPEGHWYLSRLSTGDGIAMLGIALSCLAAVIGVWASSFAMLRDKEILFFIFALVTAIILTASATGIINAGH